The following proteins are co-located in the Verrucomicrobiia bacterium genome:
- a CDS encoding PAS domain S-box protein translates to MRLQDLPIRRRIMAAIMLTSMTVVFLTVAAFMIYDLTTLRRTMARDFTTLARVLADNSSAALAFQNDIDARKVLASVTAEPQIVAAALYDADGSLFVFHPPELDTASLPKNPTPIPYQFSRHDVVLVQPVMEATARYGTLYLKADLRMFYSRLKLYAVLSIIILASAVIVAFALSNRLQRHVSEPILELAGAAQRVSKLADYSVRVPLSSAGEIGLLTSAFNQMLTRIQEQTVAIQESENRLRIALEASRTGTWDWDIAVSRVRWDERNAALFGLKPSEFRGTYEHFEALIEEGTRETVKRAVKHALEQKTDFEVEFPIVLPNGTRRQMLARGRAFYDGNGKAVHMSGVTQDVTERRRSEVASRWFSAIVESTDDAIVGKDMHGIVTSWNRGAERIYGYTADEMIGKQMEILSVPEDAGFEERLLDQVRRGETRQYEVDRVCKDGKRITVALTSSPVRSNNGEVIGVSSISRDITARKLAERELEESRARLSGIIGSAMDAIISVDSNQTITLFNAAAERMFRVDAIDAVGKPLDMFIPERFRRAHRGHVQEFSKTGSTARAMGHLRPLAGLRANGEEFPIEASISHIEIGQQQIFTVILRDITERMNAEQSLERQARVLREQAQMLDLANVLARDLDDRVILWNTGMEKMYGWLRTETLGQVAHQILKAGFPAPLEEIKAILYREGHWEGEVVHTRKDGQLLYVNSHWVLHTDPQGQPIAVLEVNTDITERKHAEQEILRMNAELERRVQERTTELVAANHELEAFTYSVAHDLRAPLRHIDAFTKIIFDDFADEIPEEARHYLENIRKGSQNMNQLVDDLLNLARIGRQEPRRETTQLNVLVDDIISDLRRETDRRNVEWRVSPLPTVECDPGLIKQVLVNILSNAVKYTRPRQQAVIEVGQFEENGETVIFIRDNGVGFNMKYIDKLFGVFQRLHRSDEFEGTGVGLATVERIIRKHGGRIWAEAQPDKGATFYFTLGNRANAAAA, encoded by the coding sequence ATGCGACTTCAGGATCTTCCCATTCGCCGGCGCATCATGGCGGCCATCATGCTGACCAGCATGACGGTTGTGTTTCTCACGGTGGCGGCGTTCATGATCTACGATCTGACGACGTTGCGCCGCACCATGGCGCGGGACTTCACGACGCTTGCCCGTGTGCTTGCGGATAACAGCAGCGCGGCGCTGGCATTTCAGAACGACATTGACGCGCGCAAAGTCCTGGCTTCCGTCACGGCCGAACCGCAAATTGTGGCAGCTGCGTTGTACGACGCGGACGGGAGCCTGTTCGTATTTCATCCGCCCGAGCTGGACACGGCCTCCCTGCCGAAAAATCCCACGCCGATTCCCTATCAATTCAGCCGCCACGATGTGGTGCTGGTGCAGCCGGTCATGGAAGCGACGGCGCGGTACGGAACGTTGTATCTGAAGGCCGACCTGCGGATGTTTTACTCGCGCTTGAAGCTCTATGCCGTGCTCTCGATTATCATTCTCGCGAGTGCTGTCATTGTTGCCTTCGCGCTTTCGAACCGTCTGCAGCGGCATGTTTCAGAACCCATTTTAGAGCTCGCCGGCGCGGCTCAAAGGGTTTCGAAATTGGCTGATTATTCAGTGCGAGTGCCGCTCAGCAGCGCCGGGGAGATCGGCCTCCTGACGAGCGCATTCAACCAGATGCTCACGCGCATCCAGGAGCAGACAGTCGCGATTCAGGAGAGCGAGAATCGATTGCGCATCGCGCTCGAGGCGTCGCGCACGGGCACGTGGGATTGGGATATTGCGGTTTCACGCGTGCGCTGGGACGAGCGGAACGCAGCTCTGTTCGGTCTGAAGCCTTCAGAATTCCGGGGCACGTACGAACATTTCGAGGCGTTAATAGAAGAGGGCACGCGGGAAACCGTCAAGCGCGCCGTTAAACACGCTCTCGAGCAAAAGACTGATTTCGAGGTGGAGTTTCCCATCGTGCTTCCGAACGGCACAAGGCGCCAGATGCTCGCCCGCGGCCGCGCGTTCTACGATGGGAATGGGAAGGCGGTTCATATGAGCGGGGTCACGCAGGATGTGACGGAACGCCGGCGTTCAGAAGTCGCGAGCCGCTGGTTCTCTGCAATCGTCGAATCGACGGATGACGCGATTGTCGGAAAGGACATGCATGGAATCGTCACGAGCTGGAATCGCGGCGCTGAGCGCATTTACGGGTACACAGCGGACGAAATGATTGGCAAGCAGATGGAAATCCTGTCCGTTCCCGAGGACGCTGGCTTTGAAGAAAGGCTTCTCGACCAGGTGCGTCGCGGCGAGACCCGGCAATATGAGGTGGATCGGGTTTGCAAGGACGGAAAGCGGATCACCGTCGCGCTCACATCGTCGCCCGTGCGTTCCAACAATGGTGAAGTGATTGGCGTTTCGTCCATTTCGCGAGATATCACCGCGCGCAAACTCGCGGAACGCGAACTGGAGGAAAGCCGCGCGCGCCTTTCGGGAATCATCGGGTCAGCGATGGATGCGATCATCAGCGTCGATTCCAATCAGACGATTACGCTGTTCAACGCGGCGGCCGAACGAATGTTCCGCGTGGATGCGATCGACGCTGTTGGAAAGCCGCTCGACATGTTTATTCCCGAACGCTTCCGCCGCGCGCACCGCGGCCACGTCCAGGAGTTTTCAAAGACAGGATCGACGGCGAGAGCAATGGGGCACTTGCGGCCGCTGGCAGGTCTGCGGGCCAATGGCGAGGAATTCCCGATTGAGGCGTCCATTTCGCACATCGAGATCGGCCAGCAGCAAATCTTCACGGTCATCCTGCGCGACATCACCGAGCGGATGAACGCAGAGCAATCGCTTGAGCGGCAGGCGCGCGTGCTGCGGGAGCAGGCGCAAATGCTCGACCTTGCGAACGTGCTGGCGCGTGACCTCGATGACCGCGTCATTCTGTGGAACACAGGCATGGAGAAGATGTATGGATGGCTCCGCACCGAAACTTTGGGGCAGGTGGCGCATCAGATTCTTAAGGCCGGTTTTCCCGCCCCGCTCGAAGAGATTAAGGCGATTCTTTATCGGGAGGGACATTGGGAAGGGGAGGTGGTTCACACCCGCAAAGATGGCCAGCTGCTTTATGTGAACAGTCATTGGGTGCTCCACACGGACCCGCAGGGGCAGCCGATCGCGGTGCTTGAGGTGAACACTGACATCACGGAACGCAAGCACGCCGAGCAGGAGATCCTGCGCATGAACGCCGAACTCGAACGCCGCGTGCAGGAGCGAACGACTGAGCTTGTGGCGGCGAATCACGAGCTTGAGGCATTCACGTATTCAGTGGCGCACGACCTGCGTGCACCGCTGCGGCACATTGACGCATTCACAAAAATCATTTTCGACGACTTTGCCGACGAAATTCCCGAGGAAGCGCGCCACTATCTGGAGAACATTCGCAAGGGCAGCCAGAACATGAATCAGCTGGTGGACGACCTTTTGAACCTCGCGCGGATCGGACGACAGGAACCGCGGCGCGAGACGACGCAACTCAACGTGTTGGTCGACGACATCATTAGTGATCTGCGTCGGGAAACGGATCGTCGCAACGTGGAATGGCGGGTAAGCCCGCTGCCAACGGTGGAATGCGATCCCGGACTGATCAAGCAGGTGCTCGTGAACATCCTTTCCAACGCCGTCAAATACACGCGCCCAAGGCAGCAGGCGGTCATTGAGGTCGGTCAATTTGAAGAGAATGGAGAAACGGTCATTTTCATTCGCGACAACGGTGTCGGCTTCAATATGAAGTACATCGACAAACTGTTCGGTGTGTTCCAGCGGTTGCATCGGTCGGATGAATTCGAGGGCACAGGCGTGGGATTGGCGACGGTGGAACGAATCATTCGCAAGCATGGCGGCCGAATCTGGGCTGAGGCCCAACCCGACAAGGGCGCCACGTTCTACTTCACACTCGGCAACCGCGCCAACGCCGCTGCCGCCTGA
- a CDS encoding HAD family hydrolase, whose product MRRAVFLDRDGTLIAEKHYLHRIAEVEIFPGAIPALRRLHDAGFLLFVITNQSGVGRGYFTLNDVENVSRHIASLCAEEGVCFARVYVAPEHPDAPSRGRKPSPQFAFDAREEFGLDLSRSYMIGDKLIDLECGWNAGLRRSLLVRTGYGAELERTSPGQLTKAVVVDGLPDAADWILKDSSQ is encoded by the coding sequence ATGAGACGCGCCGTTTTCCTGGATCGCGATGGCACCCTGATCGCGGAGAAACATTATCTGCATCGGATAGCCGAGGTGGAAATTTTCCCAGGTGCGATCCCTGCATTGCGCCGGCTGCACGACGCCGGGTTTCTTTTGTTCGTCATCACGAACCAATCGGGTGTTGGCCGCGGTTATTTCACGCTCAACGATGTGGAAAATGTCAGCCGCCACATTGCGTCTCTGTGCGCAGAGGAAGGCGTTTGTTTCGCCAGGGTCTACGTGGCGCCGGAACATCCTGACGCTCCCAGCCGTGGACGCAAACCGTCACCGCAGTTCGCCTTTGACGCGCGGGAAGAGTTCGGGCTGGATCTGAGCCGCAGTTACATGATCGGCGACAAGCTGATCGATTTGGAATGCGGGTGGAATGCGGGGTTGCGCCGAAGTCTCCTCGTTCGCACGGGTTATGGGGCTGAGTTGGAACGAACTTCGCCCGGACAATTGACGAAAGCCGTCGTTGTGGATGGACTTCCCGACGCTGCAGATTGGATTCTCAAAGATTCGAGCCAATGA
- a CDS encoding DUF5989 family protein, whose product MVAELWEFLKTNKKWWLVPILVLFLVLGALILLGGTGLAPFIYTLF is encoded by the coding sequence TTGGTGGCTGAACTCTGGGAATTTCTCAAAACGAACAAGAAGTGGTGGCTCGTGCCGATCCTCGTACTGTTTCTCGTCCTGGGCGCGTTGATCCTGCTCGGAGGAACGGGTCTCGCCCCGTTCATCTACACACTGTTCTGA
- a CDS encoding threonine--tRNA ligase, with the protein MAEENPVQPNPQRKTLDEREKMTELERIRHSCAHVMATAILRLWPDAQFAYGPPVENGFYYDLECSHRISPEDFEKIEAEMKREIKANNVFEKIVVTRDQAMAEARTGRLGGLAERPGNESKFKLDLLKQIPEGEQITYYRNGDFVDLCAGPHVMRTGNIGAFKLTSVASAYYKGDEKNPQLQRIYGTAFKNKTQLDEYFKMLEEAKRRDHRKIGAEMGLFAIDTEYVGPGMPLWLPKGTVLVEELEKLAKETEFAAGYVRVRTPHLAKEKMYKTSGHLPYYAESMFPAMHLPLEGITSDLTPEQNKAITSEADQKILQELPNFEELERFRGRQGELLHVIDNTIESFDGETKKRWEMLARTRLSVALTEHLTAERYYLKAMNCPHHHRIFAAEPRSYRDLPLRLAEYGCCYRYEQSGELFGLMRVRSLNMNDAHIYCTEEQFADEFRAVNEMYLKYFKIFGLEKYQMRFSTHAKEGLGEKYVDQPELWLKTEDMVRKVLIESGINYVEVANEAAFYGPKIDVQVWSAIGREFTIATNQVDFAVPARFGLQYKDRDNVLKTPLCIHRAPLGTHERFVGFLIEHYAGNFPLWLAPEQVRVLTIGDEEPLVSYAKGIAQELRASMVRVETDFGTDPIKAKIAEAEKAKVHTMLVIGGRDLESGNVSVRLHTGGPQGAKPKAEVVANILAAIRDRRA; encoded by the coding sequence ATGGCCGAAGAAAATCCAGTGCAGCCGAATCCGCAACGCAAGACCCTCGACGAGCGCGAGAAGATGACGGAATTGGAGCGCATCCGCCATTCGTGCGCTCATGTCATGGCCACGGCCATCCTGCGACTCTGGCCAGACGCGCAATTCGCCTACGGCCCGCCTGTCGAGAACGGGTTCTACTACGATCTCGAATGTTCGCATCGCATTTCTCCCGAGGATTTCGAGAAGATCGAGGCGGAGATGAAGCGGGAGATCAAGGCGAACAACGTTTTTGAAAAGATCGTGGTCACGCGGGATCAGGCGATGGCCGAAGCCCGCACTGGCCGGCTGGGCGGCCTGGCTGAACGCCCGGGAAACGAAAGCAAGTTCAAGCTGGACCTGCTCAAGCAAATTCCCGAAGGCGAACAGATCACCTATTATCGCAATGGCGATTTCGTTGACCTCTGCGCGGGGCCGCATGTCATGCGCACGGGCAACATCGGCGCGTTCAAACTCACAAGCGTGGCCAGTGCCTATTATAAAGGCGACGAAAAGAACCCGCAGTTGCAGCGCATCTACGGGACGGCCTTCAAGAACAAGACGCAGCTTGACGAGTATTTCAAAATGCTCGAGGAGGCGAAGCGGCGCGATCATCGCAAGATCGGCGCGGAGATGGGATTGTTCGCGATCGACACGGAATACGTCGGACCTGGAATGCCCCTGTGGCTTCCGAAGGGCACCGTGCTGGTTGAGGAACTCGAAAAGCTCGCCAAGGAGACCGAGTTTGCCGCGGGATATGTCCGCGTCCGCACGCCGCATCTGGCCAAGGAGAAGATGTACAAGACCTCAGGGCACTTGCCGTATTACGCCGAGAGCATGTTTCCGGCGATGCATCTGCCGTTGGAAGGGATCACTTCAGATCTTACGCCAGAACAGAACAAGGCGATCACAAGTGAAGCAGATCAGAAGATTCTACAAGAATTGCCGAACTTTGAAGAACTAGAACGATTCCGGGGAAGGCAAGGGGAACTCCTTCACGTGATCGACAATACAATTGAAAGCTTCGACGGAGAGACGAAGAAACGATGGGAAATGCTTGCGCGGACAAGGCTTTCAGTTGCCCTCACCGAACATCTCACCGCCGAGCGCTATTACTTGAAGGCGATGAACTGTCCGCATCATCACCGCATCTTTGCGGCGGAACCGCGGAGCTATCGCGATCTGCCTCTGCGCCTCGCGGAATACGGCTGTTGTTATCGCTACGAGCAAAGTGGCGAACTCTTTGGACTGATGCGCGTGCGTTCACTCAACATGAACGACGCCCATATTTATTGCACGGAAGAGCAGTTCGCGGACGAGTTCCGCGCCGTGAATGAGATGTACCTGAAGTATTTCAAGATCTTCGGCCTCGAAAAATACCAGATGCGTTTCAGCACGCATGCGAAGGAAGGGCTTGGCGAAAAGTATGTGGATCAGCCGGAGTTGTGGCTCAAGACCGAGGACATGGTGCGCAAGGTCCTGATTGAATCCGGAATCAATTACGTGGAGGTCGCGAACGAAGCCGCGTTCTACGGTCCCAAGATTGACGTGCAGGTCTGGAGCGCGATCGGCCGCGAATTCACGATCGCCACGAACCAGGTGGACTTCGCTGTGCCCGCGCGATTCGGTTTGCAATACAAGGATCGCGACAATGTTCTGAAGACGCCCCTCTGCATCCATCGAGCTCCGTTGGGCACGCATGAACGATTCGTTGGGTTTCTCATCGAACATTACGCGGGCAACTTTCCCTTGTGGCTTGCGCCCGAACAGGTGCGCGTGCTCACGATTGGCGACGAGGAGCCGCTTGTGTCCTATGCGAAAGGCATCGCGCAGGAACTCCGGGCCAGCATGGTGCGGGTGGAAACTGATTTCGGGACGGATCCCATCAAGGCGAAGATCGCTGAAGCGGAGAAGGCAAAGGTGCACACGATGCTCGTGATCGGCGGCCGCGATCTCGAGTCGGGAAACGTAAGCGTGCGCCTGCATACGGGGGGACCGCAAGGCGCGAAGCCGAAGGCCGAGGTGGTGGCAAACATTCTGGCAGCGATCCGCGATCGCCGCGCGTGA
- a CDS encoding CTP synthase gives MKYIFVTGGVVSSLGKGLTAASLGTLLENRGLKVVLQKFDPYLNVDPGTMSPYQHGEVYVLDDGAETDLDLGHYERFTNVKLTRLNNLTSGQVYQNVLNNEREGKYLGKTVQVIPHVTDEIQNRIHQLAEQSKADVVITEIGGTTGDIEGLPFLEAIREFALDAGHGNVAFIHVTYVPFIKAAGELKTKPTQQSVAKLREIGIAPHILVCRCEQPLDKELRQKISLFCNVPYEAVIEEKDVDHSIYEVPLMLQRERMDDLVCRLLHLDTGVASMAHWQEIIRKLIAPQHRVRIGVVGKYIGHQDAYKSVYEAIIHGGVANDCGVEIQRVDSEEIERDGPEKHLKGLGGILVPGGFGERGIEGKIRTAQYAREKNIPYLGLCLGMQIATIEFARNVLKLNRAHSTEFDANTPHPVIAMLDEQTRVTKKGGTMRLGAQACQLVMGTRAQKLYGSFVVKERHRHRYEFNNSYRERFEKGGFVFSGFTPDGKLVEIIEVPEHPFYLAAQFHPEFHSKPHQPHPLFRGFIAAAHAQMHHKPI, from the coding sequence ATGAAATATATCTTCGTAACAGGCGGCGTGGTGAGTTCGTTAGGCAAGGGCCTGACCGCCGCCTCTCTCGGCACCCTGCTCGAAAACCGCGGCCTCAAAGTCGTCCTGCAGAAGTTCGATCCCTACTTGAACGTGGATCCGGGAACGATGAGCCCATACCAGCATGGAGAGGTTTACGTGCTCGACGACGGCGCGGAGACGGATCTCGACCTCGGACATTACGAGCGCTTCACCAACGTGAAGCTCACCCGGTTGAACAACCTGACGAGCGGACAGGTTTACCAGAACGTTCTCAACAACGAGCGCGAGGGCAAATACCTCGGAAAAACCGTCCAGGTCATTCCTCACGTCACGGACGAAATCCAGAACCGCATTCATCAGCTCGCCGAACAATCGAAGGCGGACGTGGTCATCACGGAGATCGGGGGCACGACTGGCGACATTGAAGGATTGCCATTCCTTGAAGCGATCCGCGAATTTGCCCTCGACGCAGGCCACGGCAACGTCGCCTTCATTCACGTCACCTACGTTCCGTTCATCAAGGCGGCAGGAGAGTTGAAGACGAAGCCCACGCAGCAGTCGGTCGCCAAGTTGCGCGAAATTGGCATCGCGCCGCACATCCTTGTCTGCCGCTGTGAACAGCCGCTCGACAAGGAGCTGCGTCAGAAAATTTCCCTGTTCTGCAATGTTCCCTACGAAGCCGTGATCGAGGAGAAGGACGTTGATCACAGCATCTACGAAGTACCCCTGATGCTGCAGCGCGAACGGATGGACGACCTGGTCTGCCGTCTTCTGCACCTGGATACGGGCGTGGCATCCATGGCGCACTGGCAGGAAATCATCCGCAAACTGATCGCGCCGCAGCATCGGGTTCGCATCGGCGTTGTGGGCAAATACATTGGCCATCAGGACGCGTACAAATCTGTTTACGAGGCAATCATCCATGGCGGCGTTGCCAACGATTGCGGGGTGGAAATTCAGCGGGTCGATTCCGAGGAGATTGAGCGCGACGGTCCCGAGAAACATTTGAAGGGACTCGGCGGCATTCTGGTCCCGGGAGGGTTTGGCGAGCGTGGCATTGAGGGTAAAATTCGCACGGCCCAATACGCGCGGGAGAAGAATATTCCGTATCTGGGGCTTTGCCTGGGCATGCAGATCGCCACGATTGAGTTCGCGCGTAATGTTCTGAAGTTGAATCGGGCCCATTCAACCGAGTTCGACGCCAATACGCCGCATCCTGTCATCGCCATGCTGGATGAACAGACGCGCGTCACGAAAAAAGGCGGCACAATGCGACTCGGCGCTCAGGCTTGCCAGCTCGTCATGGGAACCCGCGCGCAGAAGCTGTATGGCTCGTTTGTCGTCAAGGAACGGCATCGCCATCGTTACGAGTTCAACAATTCCTATCGGGAACGGTTCGAAAAGGGCGGGTTTGTGTTCAGCGGCTTCACCCCTGACGGCAAGCTGGTCGAAATCATTGAAGTTCCCGAGCATCCGTTCTACCTCGCGGCACAGTTCCATCCAGAGTTTCACAGCAAGCCGCACCAGCCGCATCCGCTCTTCCGGGGATTCATCGCTGCCGCCCACGCACAGATGCATCATAAGCCGATTTGA
- a CDS encoding carbamoyltransferase, whose amino-acid sequence MTRILGISAFYHDSAAALVIDGKIIAAAQEERFTRVKHDARFPENALAYCLGEARCSAADLDYVVFYDKPFLKFDRLLETYLAFAPKGFRSFQMALPIWLKDKIHLKRVLRDRLKAARHARFVFTEHHESHGASAFFPSPFADAAILTMDGVGEWSTATIGHGKNNRIRLLREMRFPHSLGLLYSAFTYYCGFKVNSGEYKLMGLAPYGTPAYADVIRERLLDLKTDGSFRMNLDYFDYCHGLTMTNRRFDDLFDGPPRAPESTLEQRHMDLAASIQLVTEEIVLAMAHEAKRVTESRNLVLAGGVALNCVANGRLLKEGRFENIWIQPAAGDAGGALGAALFTWHQLLEHPRENPQDTQHGSLLGPAWAQHEIEAALRESGLVATHVEEGRLLDDVAEALDAGKVVGWFHGRMEFGPRALGARSILGDPRNAAMQAQMNVKIKFRESFRPFAPCVLRERMHEYFDVPPGTESPYMLLVAPLRSEHRLHVANEQARQMREDPDLRRRLQVPRSTLPAITHVDYSARIQTVDPQRHGRFYRLLKAFEARTGCAVLVNTSFNIRGEPIVCTPQDAIRCFLATGMDVLVLEDFIVHKQQVPASLAAAARERHLKQFALD is encoded by the coding sequence ATGACACGCATCCTTGGCATCTCCGCCTTTTACCACGACAGCGCGGCGGCACTGGTCATCGATGGCAAAATCATCGCCGCAGCCCAGGAGGAACGCTTCACCCGTGTGAAACACGACGCTCGCTTTCCCGAAAATGCGCTGGCCTACTGCCTTGGGGAAGCACGATGCAGCGCTGCGGACCTCGACTACGTCGTGTTCTACGACAAGCCATTCCTTAAATTTGACCGTCTTCTTGAAACCTATCTCGCCTTTGCGCCAAAAGGCTTCCGCAGCTTCCAAATGGCGCTGCCGATCTGGCTGAAGGACAAGATCCATTTGAAACGCGTGCTGCGCGACCGCTTGAAGGCGGCCAGACACGCGCGCTTTGTGTTCACCGAGCACCACGAAAGCCACGGGGCGAGCGCGTTCTTTCCCAGTCCGTTTGCCGACGCCGCCATCCTGACCATGGACGGCGTTGGTGAATGGAGCACCGCCACGATTGGACATGGAAAGAACAACCGCATTCGCCTGCTTCGCGAGATGCGCTTCCCGCATTCACTCGGCCTGCTTTACTCCGCATTCACGTATTACTGCGGCTTCAAGGTGAACAGCGGGGAATACAAGCTCATGGGCCTGGCGCCTTATGGAACGCCAGCCTACGCCGATGTCATTCGCGAGCGCCTGCTCGACCTCAAAACCGATGGCAGTTTTCGAATGAATCTGGATTACTTCGATTATTGCCATGGACTGACCATGACCAATCGGAGGTTCGATGACTTGTTTGACGGACCTCCTCGCGCTCCGGAATCGACCCTGGAACAACGGCATATGGATCTGGCCGCCAGTATCCAGCTCGTGACCGAAGAAATCGTGCTGGCAATGGCGCACGAGGCCAAACGCGTGACGGAATCGCGAAATCTGGTTCTGGCGGGAGGCGTGGCGCTGAACTGTGTTGCGAACGGTCGCCTGCTCAAAGAAGGCCGTTTTGAGAACATCTGGATTCAACCGGCCGCGGGCGATGCTGGCGGCGCGCTTGGAGCGGCCTTATTCACGTGGCATCAACTGCTCGAACACCCCCGCGAGAATCCGCAGGACACGCAACACGGCAGCCTTCTCGGCCCCGCGTGGGCGCAGCACGAGATAGAAGCGGCGCTGCGGGAATCAGGACTTGTTGCGACACACGTCGAGGAAGGCAGGTTGCTGGACGATGTTGCTGAAGCGCTCGATGCGGGCAAAGTGGTCGGATGGTTCCATGGTCGGATGGAATTCGGCCCGCGCGCGCTCGGTGCCCGCAGCATCCTCGGAGATCCACGGAATGCCGCGATGCAGGCGCAAATGAATGTGAAGATCAAATTCCGCGAGAGTTTTAGACCGTTCGCACCGTGCGTCCTGCGGGAGCGCATGCATGAGTATTTCGACGTGCCGCCGGGAACGGAAAGCCCGTACATGCTGCTCGTCGCCCCACTCCGATCCGAACACAGGCTGCATGTCGCCAATGAACAGGCGCGGCAGATGCGGGAGGATCCAGACTTGCGCCGCCGCCTCCAAGTCCCCCGGTCGACCCTGCCTGCGATCACGCATGTGGATTACAGCGCACGCATTCAAACCGTTGACCCGCAGCGGCACGGCCGCTTTTATCGTTTATTGAAGGCCTTTGAGGCGCGCACGGGTTGCGCGGTTCTGGTGAATACCAGCTTCAACATTCGCGGTGAGCCAATCGTCTGCACGCCGCAGGATGCGATCCGCTGTTTCCTGGCGACGGGGATGGATGTGTTAGTGCTGGAAGACTTTATAGTGCACAAGCAACAGGTGCCCGCGTCCCTTGCGGCGGCGGCGCGCGAGCGACACCTGAAACAATTCGCCCTCGACTGA
- the kdsB gene encoding 3-deoxy-manno-octulosonate cytidylyltransferase yields the protein MNILGIIPARFASTRFPGKPLARIAGKFLIQHVVEQCRRAKSLSDVIVATDDERIASVARAFCRVEMTRPEHPSGSDRIAEVAARCDCEAVVNIQGDEPLIDPEVINRVAGLLAEHEMSTAATVIRDVAEYDNPNVVKVVVNAAGRALYFSRRTIPYLREAANRPVSEQLAAFPFLKHLGIYGFRRETLLKLVRFPVSPLESAEKLEQLRALENGIQIAVARVEYDSVGVDLPADVARVERILAAVRNDAQG from the coding sequence ATGAACATCCTCGGAATCATCCCCGCCCGTTTCGCGTCGACCCGTTTTCCGGGAAAGCCGCTCGCGCGCATCGCGGGAAAATTCCTCATCCAACACGTCGTTGAGCAGTGCCGCCGGGCAAAATCGCTTTCCGACGTAATTGTTGCAACCGACGACGAACGGATTGCCTCCGTTGCACGCGCATTCTGCAGGGTGGAAATGACGCGGCCAGAGCATCCAAGCGGTTCTGATCGCATCGCCGAGGTGGCGGCACGTTGTGATTGCGAAGCCGTCGTGAACATCCAGGGTGACGAACCCTTGATCGATCCCGAGGTGATCAACCGCGTGGCAGGCCTGCTTGCGGAGCATGAGATGTCGACGGCGGCGACGGTGATTCGGGATGTTGCCGAGTATGACAACCCCAACGTCGTAAAAGTCGTTGTCAATGCTGCCGGCCGCGCATTATATTTTTCGCGGCGCACGATTCCATATCTGCGCGAAGCCGCCAACCGTCCGGTGAGCGAACAGTTGGCGGCGTTTCCTTTTTTGAAACACCTGGGCATTTACGGATTCAGGCGGGAAACGTTATTGAAGCTCGTCCGATTCCCAGTGTCACCGCTGGAATCCGCGGAAAAGCTCGAGCAATTGCGGGCGCTGGAAAATGGAATCCAGATTGCCGTCGCGCGGGTGGAATACGACAGCGTTGGCGTGGATTTGCCGGCCGATGTTGCGCGCGTGGAAAGAATTTTGGCTGCAGTTCGAAATGATGCGCAGGGATGA
- a CDS encoding SxtJ family membrane protein translates to MRWSELPLNPTHRMLRQFSAACIVAALVGYGCFALAATVSGVLAVAGVIGLIWPGAVRWLFVTATIAAFPIGWVVTHAILVFLFFVIMTPIGIALRLRGRDEMQLKPLIAKGKLKRSGHRDTYWHERGEPSPPENYLKQY, encoded by the coding sequence ATGCGCTGGTCCGAGCTGCCCCTCAATCCCACGCATCGAATGCTGCGCCAGTTTTCAGCAGCGTGCATTGTGGCCGCACTCGTCGGTTACGGGTGCTTTGCACTCGCAGCGACCGTGTCCGGAGTGCTGGCCGTGGCCGGTGTGATCGGCTTGATCTGGCCAGGGGCGGTTCGATGGCTCTTTGTCACCGCCACCATCGCAGCCTTTCCGATCGGCTGGGTTGTCACGCACGCCATTCTCGTCTTCTTGTTCTTCGTCATCATGACGCCAATCGGAATCGCCTTGCGCCTGCGGGGACGTGATGAGATGCAATTGAAGCCTTTGATCGCCAAAGGCAAACTCAAACGCTCGGGGCATCGCGACACTTACTGGCACGAACGGGGAGAGCCGTCTCCGCCTGAAAACTACTTGAAGCAATATTGA